CGAGGCGCGTGGCTACCACGGCCCGCTGGTCTTCGACCGCGACTGGAAGACGCTCGGTCGTTACTGGCTCGATGGCCATGACGAACGCAGCTGGACCTCGGTCTCGTTCCTGATCGATCGCGCCGGGACGATTCGCTGGGTGCAGGGCGGCGGCGAGTACCACCCGAGTGCCGATCCCGAGCATCGCCGCTGCGACACCAAGTACCGCGAGCTCGAGCAAGTCCTCGCCGAGGTGCTGGCGGAGCCGACGCCGTAGACGACTCGCGTCAGCAGACGACTCGCGTCTGGTGCCGCGCGAATCCCTCTGCTAGCGTCGCCGCGATTTCGGTTGAAGGCCGCGCACCGCCACGAAAATCTCGTGGCGGCTTTTCGTGTTCGCATGCCGCCGATCGCATGTCCCCGCTGGAGCCCATGCCCGAGACTTATCTGCGCGACCCACTCGCCGACTCGCTGCGCGAACGGGTCGCCACGCTGCCCGAAGCCGAGACGCTGCTCGCGGCCGCGCGCGGCGCGTCCCCGCGACTCGGAGTGCGCGGGCTGACCGGCTCGGCGCGGGCGCTGCTCGTGGCGTGGCTCCAGCGCGCGCTCGATCGCACGGTGCTCTACCTGGTGCCTCACGGGGAGGCGTTCGAGGAGGCGCGCGACGATCTCGAGTACTTCGCGGGGCCACAGGCGCTGCTGCCGTTTCCGGAGCCCGACGCGCTGCCCTACGACTCGCAGATCGCGCATCCCGGCATCACGGCCCAGCGGCTCGAGTCCCTGGCGCGGCTGGCGCGCGGCGAGAAAGGCGTGCTGCTCGCCACCGCGCGCGGCCTCACGCAGAAGGTCCCGGCGCCCGGAAGACTCGCGAGTGCGCTCGTGCACCTGCGCGTCGGCGCCGACGTCGATCCGCATCAGCTGATCGAAAGGCTGGTCGCACTCGGTTACGAGCGGCTCCCCGAAGTCGAGAGCGTGGGGCAGTTCGCACGGCGCGGCGGCATTCTCGACGTCTATCCGGTCGGGCTCGCCGATCCGCTCCGCATCGAGTTCGACGATCGCACCATCGCCTCGCTGAGGCGCTTCGACTCGGGCACACAGCGTTCGCTCGAGCAGCTGACCGACGCGACGCTGCTGCCGCGCGAAGAAGCACTCGACCCGTCCGCGACGCACGACGACGGAACGCCGCTGCTGAGCGCGCTGCTCGAGCACCTGCCCGCGGACGCCATCGTGATCACCGACGATCCGGGCAAGCTGCGCGCACGACTCTACGAGCTGGAGGAGCTGATCGCGCACGGCTTCGAGGAGGCGAAGCGCGACTTCCCGACGCTCGCGCCGCCGCGCGAGCGCTTCCTGGCCGCGAGTGCGCTCGACGAGGTGCTCGGGTCGCGCGCCGGCCTCGATTGGATGGGTGCGATCGTCGAGAGCGGCGAAGCCGCACGCCATCCGCACCTGCTGTTCATCGACTCTCGGCCCGCCGAGCCCATGCAACGTTCGATCGAGCGCCTGCAGTCCCATCTCGCCGAACTGGGCGCGACCGGCATGCGCGCCGTGATCCTGTGCGACAACACAGGCCAGCGCGACCGCCTGGTCGAGCTGCTCGGCGAGACCGGCGCAACGCTCGGCGTCGGCATCGCGTCGGCCGGGTTCACGCTTCCGGGTGCCCGGCTCGCGGTGCTCACCGATCACGAGATCTTCTCGCGCTATCGGCGGCGGCGGCGGCGCCTCAAGAAGACCGGCGGGCTCTCGATGTCGGAGCTGTCGGCGCTCAAGGTCGGCGACTTCGTGGTGCACGAGGACCACGGCGTCGGCACCTATCGCGGCCTGCGGCGCCTGACCTTGAACGGGCAGGAGACCGACTGCATCGAGATCTCGTACGCGAGCAGCGACAAGCTGTTCGTACCCGTCCAGCAGCTCGCGCTGGTGTCTCGCTACGCCGCCGAAGAGGGCGCACGCCCGGTCCTGCACCGGCTCGGCTCGACGACCTGGCAGAAGACCAAGGCACGCGCGCGGAAAGCCATCCAGGACATGGCCGAAGGACTTCTCAAGGCCTACGCCGCACGCGCCTCGCTGCCCGGTCACGCGTTCGGCCCCGACAGCGTCTGGCAGCGCGAGATGGAAGCGGCGTTTCCCTACGAGGAGACACCGGATCAGCTGCGAGCGATCGAAGAGGTGAAGGCCGACATGGAGGCGCCGCGCCCCATGGACCGCCTGATCTGCGGCGATGTCGGCTACGGCAAGACCGAGGTCGCGATGCGTGCCGCCTTCAAGGCGGTGCAGGAGGGTTACCAGGTCGCGGTGCTGGTGCCGACCACGATTCTGGCGGAGCAGCACGGCGTGACCTTTCACGAGCGCTTCGCCGACTACCCGGTCAAGGTCGAGGTCCTGTCGCGCTTCCGCACCGCGAAGGAACAGAAGGATGCGCTCGCGCGTCTGGTGCGCGGCGAAGTCGACATCATCATCGGCACCCATCGGCTGCTCTCGAAGGACGTGCTGTTCAAGCGCCTCGGCCTGGTGGTGATCGACGAGGAACATCGCTTCGGCGTGGCTCAGAAGGAAAAGCTGCGCCAGATCACGCGCACCTGCGACGTGCTCGCCATGACCGCCACGCCGATCCCGCGCACGCTCAACCTGAGCCTCGCGGGCGCTCGCGACATGTCCGTGATCGAGACACCGCCGCGCGATCGACTGCCGGTGCACACCGAGATCGTCGAGTGGGACGACGAACTCGTCACCGACGCGGTGCTGCGCGAGGTGGATCGCGGCGGCCAGGTGTTCTTCGTCCACAATCGGGTCGAGACGATCCAGAACGTCTCGCTGCGGCTCCAGAAACTGCTGCCGCAGGTGCGGGTGTCGGCCGCGCACGGCCAGATGGTCGAACACGCGCTGGAGCGCGTCATGATGGAATTCCTAGAACGCCGCGTCGACGTGCTGGTCTCCACCATGATCATCGAGTCGGGGATCGACATGCCGAGCGTCAACACGCTGATCGTCGATCGCGCCGACACGCTGGGCCTCGCCCAGCTCTACCAGTTGCGGGGTCGCGTGGGGCGCTCTTCGCTGCGCGCGCATGCGTATTTCCTGGTGCCGTCGCGCCGGGTATTGACCGAGGAAGCGGAGAAGCGGTTGCGCGTGATCGAGGAATTCGACGAGCTGGGCGTCGGCTTCAAGATCGCGCTCAAGGACATGGAGATTCGCGGGGCCGGAAACCTGCTGGGCCCCGAGCAGCACGGCTTCATCCTGGGGCTCGGCTTCGATCTGTACGTGAAGCTGCTCGAGGAGGCAGTCGCCGAACTCAAGGGCGAGGCGGCAGAGGTCAAGCCTGAACCGCGCCTGCTGACCGACTGGAGCGCCTATCTGCCGGACGACTACGTGCCGGACGAGCACGAGAAGCTCGCGCTCTACCGTCGTCTGGCCGACGCCCGCGATCTGGCGACCGTCGACGACATCACGCTCGAGATGATGGATCGCTTCGGCCAGCTGCCACCGCCCAGCGTGGCGCTCGTCGAACTGAGGCGACTGCGCGTGCTGGGCGGAGCCTCGGGCGTCGAGAACCTGCGCGTGTTCCAGGATGTGGTCGAGATGATCCTGCGTCGTCCGTTGCGTCCCGACGAGATCCGCGCGGTGGTCGGATCGCTCACGTTCCAGATCGAGTTCGTGACGGGGCGCGAGTTCGGACTCCGCGTGCGAGGCGAGGGACTGACCCTGCTGAATCGCTCGCGCGAGTTGTTGCAAGCCCTCGAGGCCTGCACTACGGTTTCGCCCACTCCCACGCCCACTCCCGTTCCGGTCTCGGGGAAAGGATGACCCGCTTGATCCGAGCTGCTGAGACTGCCGCGCGCGCGAAGCTTCGCGGCCCGTGGCTCCTGCTGCTGATCGCGAGCCTCTCCGGTTGTTCTGCGAACCACGACGAGATCGCGCGGGTCGGTGGCGCGTCGATCACCGTCGCCGACTTCGAAGCCGCGGCCCTCGCGAACGGGCGCCCGTTCGCGGCCCTGGGCGACAGCGCGAAGTGGCTGTTCGCCGAGGAGATGATCAAGCGTCAGCTCGTGATCGAAGCCGCCAAGCGTGACGGTGCGTTTCGCGATTCCACGTTCCTCGACTTCGTCGGGAGCTCCCGCGATCGCATCGGACGCGACGCGCTGTTGCAGTCTCTGAGCGGCGGTCCGATCGCGGTGAGCGAGGCCGAGATCCTCGAAACCTACCGGCGGCTCGACCAGGAGAGCCACGTGAGCGTGGTGCTCGCCAGCTCGCGCAGCGCCGCCGAGCAGGCGCTCAAGGCGATTCGCGGTGGCGCCGATTTCGGGCGCATGGCCGACCGCTACAACTCGAGCGGGCTGGTGCCGCCGGGCGGCGACGCGGGCTGGCTGTTGCCCGGCGCCCTGCTGCCGAGCATGGACGAGGCGATGCTCAGTGCTCCGATCGGCGAGATCGTTGGACCGATCGACGCGAACGGACAAGGCTGGTTCCTGCTGCGCGTCGAGGGCCGGCGCCCGGCGCGGCGCGAGCCGCTCGAAACCGTGCGCGGCGCCATCGTCGAGCGGCTGCGACAGCGCAAGCAGCGCGCGACCTTCTTCCGCGGTCTCGATCGGATCCGCGCGGATCATGTGGTGACGCTGCAGGCCGGTGCCGGCGCCACCATGGGCATCGAGCTGCTCGGACCCCTCAACGCTCGGGGCGGCCGTGTCTCGAGCGTCGAAGAGCTCGGGCTTCCGGATTCGATCCGCGCTGTCGTGCTCGCCACCTATCGCGGCGGGGCCTACACGCTCGGTGACGCACTCGCGGACCTGATACGCGGCGGAAGCGCTCCGAACCTCGCGATGCAGCCGCAGGTGGAACGCTGGATCGAAGCGCAGACGCTCGAGCGCGCGGTGCAGAACGAAGCGCGGCAGCGACACCTGGTCGAGGAACCGGCACTGGAGCGCGCGCTGCGCGCCCAGACCGACAACGGGCTCGCCGAGGCGTGGTTCGCCCGTCACGTCACCACGCCGCTGAGCATCGACGAGGCGGCGGTGCGCGCGGAGTTCGAAGCCAGCGCACCGCAGTATGCGAGGCTGCGCGCGGCGCGCATCGCGGTTGCGCTGTTCGCGGACTCGGCGAGCGCCGGCCAGGTGCTGCTGCACGGCGGTCATGCCGGCAGCCTCGCGGCCGCGGTCGCGATGGGAGCGCCCGGCACACCGATGCGCACCGCCGACCTCGCCTATCCGAACGAGAACCCGCAGTGGGCACAGTTCGAGGCGCGCTTCGCCTCGATGCAGCCCGGCGAGATGGTGGGACCGTTCCATACCGAGGGCGGCTGGGTCGTGATCGAATTGCTCGACCGCCAGATGAGCGTGCCGACCTGGGAAGCGCTCGACCCGTCGTTGCGGCAGCACCTGCAGACGCTCGCCGTGCAGCGCCAGCGCGAGCTGCGCTACCGCGCGGTCACCGACTCGCTGCGACGCATCATCCCGGTCACGGTGCATCGCGATCGCATCCAGAAGCTCACCTGGCCGCTCGAGAGTCGGATGCCTCCGGGCATCGGAAGCGGCGGCTGAACCCGATCGGGAGCATGCCGATCGAACCGCGAGCCGGTCGAGGTTCTGCGCGGCGGCCGTGGCTGATCCTCGGCCTCGCGACCTCGCTGGCACTCGCCGGCTGTGCGCCTCGCCCGGCCCCGCACCTCGCCACCGCGCCGGCGCTCGAGGACACGCTCGGGCTCGCACGCGGGCTGCGCGAACCGCTCGCCGAATGGGCGGGCTGGTGGCGGGCTGCCGATCCCGATTTCCAGCTCTCGCAACTGCGGTGGGGGCCGATCGATTCGATTCAGGTGAGCCGCGAGTGGCCCGACTCGACGCCGCTGAATCGCGAACGCGAACCGCGGCTCGAGGTGTCTCCCGACGGACGGCATGCGATCGATCCGAACCTGTACGCGACCTGGAACGCCGAGGAGGGTCACTGGATGTACGACGCCGACGCGGCGGTGGTGCTGTTCGACGCCGACGCCCGGCTCGCCCGGATCCTCGCGTTCTGCGGCACTTCGTGCCGCTACGAGACCGCGGTGTGGCTCGACGATCACACCTTCGCGGTCACCGGCTTCTTCGAGGAGGAACTCGTCGAAGCGGACGGAGAGGTGCGCCGGCTGGCGCCCAGCGTCGACATCTACGACCTCGTCAGCGGGCGGGTCCGCTATGCGTACGGCCCGCCGATTCCGTTTCCGCGTCTCGAGTTCTACGACATCGCGCGCGACTCGGCCACGCGCGCCGCACCGGCGCAGATCGCGCGGCGGCTACTTGAGGCGCCGCCGCACGTCGGCCGCACGTCGCTCGCTCGCTTCGACGCGCGTTCCATCCTTGAGCTTCAGCACCAGCACGCCATCCTCGCCGCCGTACGACTCGATCGAATCCACGTTGACGAGCGCACCGCGGTGCACGCGCACGAACTGACCGCGCGGTAGCCGCTCTTCGAGTTCCTGCAGCGTGTAGTCGACCAGGAACTCGTGACCCTCGGCGCACGCCAGCACCAGCCGATCGCGCGACACGATGCGCGTCACTCCGGCGAGGTCGAGCAACCGCACCTCGCGGCGGTGACGCACCGGCAGGCGCCGCAGCGGCTCCCGCAGCACGTCGACGCCCGGAGCGTCGAGCACCCGGTCGATCGCGCGCTCCTGGCCGCGCGCCGGATTGTCGCGGGTGCGGACCTCGTGGATCACGCGGCGCACCGTCTCGCTCAGGCGGTCGCGGCGAATCGGCTTGAGCACGTAGTCGAGGGCGGCGAGCTCGAACGCCTCGACCGCGTGCTGATCGTAGGCGGTGACGAACACCACCAGAGGAGCCGCGGCGCCGAGATGTCGCGCCACCTCGAGCCCGGAAATGTCGGGCATGTGAATGTCGAGAAACGCGACATCCGGCCGGTGCTCCTGCACCATGGCGAGCGCTTCGGCTCCGTTACGCGCCACCCCCACCACCTCGAGCCCCTCGTGCTCCCCGAGCAACCGCTCGAGGAACTGTCGCGCGCGCGGCTCGTCGTCCGCGATCACGGCGCGCAACGGACGTTCCGTCGCGCGTGCACCCACTGCCGGAAAGAACAATCGTGCTCTCATCTCGTGCCTCCTTCGGGGGCTTCACGCCACCGCACGGTCACTACGAATCCACCCGCGTCACCGGGTAAGGCGGCGAGGCTCGCCCCCGCGCCTCCGAAACGCCGCACCCGCTGGTCCAGATTGTCGAGTCCCACCCCGGTCCCGATCCGCACGCGGTGGTCTCCGTTGGTACTCGGACGGCCGTCGTCGGCAAACGTCAGCGTCAGCCATCCGTCCTCTCGTTGCGCATCGAGTCGCATGTGCAGCGTCGGCCGGTCGACCGCGTAGCCGTGCTTGAGGCTGTTCTCGACCAGTGGTTGCAGCAGAAGTGGCGGCACCGCGGCCGACAGCAGCTCGCGCGATCCGCGGTACTCGAACGCGATATCGCCGTCGTAACGTTCGCGAGCGATGCCGAGGTAGTCCTCGACGAAGCCGATCTCGTCCGACAGCAGCGAAGCACTGCGCGTGCTGGCCTCGACGGTGTAGCGCAGCATGTCCGCGAGCCGCTCGGTGAACCGCTGGGCGGCCGGCGGATCGGTCTCGGTCAGGTAGGACAGCGCATTGAGCGCGTTGAACAGGAAGTGCGGCTGCACCTGCGCGTGCAGGGCGCGCAGTTCGGCGCGCGTCGCCGCCTCGCGCAGCTCGACCGCGCGCCGTTCGGCCGCGGTGCGCTGCGCCTGCAGCGCCAGGCTCTCGAGCCGGATGCCGGCCTGCGCGAGCAGGTTGTCGACCGCGGCGCGCGCGTGATCCGGCAACTCTTCGGGTGCGGCGAGTCGCGGGGGTGCTCCGACCGGCCACTCGACGCGCGCGCGCTGGTCGAGACCGCGCGCGATGCCGTCCTCGACTGCGCGCCTCACTTCTTCCGAATGCACCGCTCCGAGCAGATGGCGGCCCGCGCCGTCGAGTGCCGCGCGCAACGCGATCGGATCGCGGCGGAACAACCGGTCGAGCCACCGCTGGATGCGCTCGCGAAACGGCGCGAACGCGAACGCCAGCACCAGAGCGGCGACCACGTTGAGCACCAGCGTCTGCTCGCCGGTGATCTCGGCGAACAGGCGCTGCCCGCCGAGTACGATGAGCAGGTAGAGCGCCGCCAGCACGCCCGACAGCAGCGCGTAGGGAATGCCCTTCTGCACGATGCGGCGCGGGTCGAATACCGGATCGAGCGCGATGAGATACGCCAGCATGAAAGGCGTGAGCAGGGTCGCGATGCTGAGCAGCGACAACAGCAGCCGCGCCACTTCGAACTGCATCAACGCGACCCAGTCCGGCTCCGACAGCACCGAGTTGAGCGTGCCCGCGATCGTGAAAACCGCCACCACCGTGAGCGCCAGCACGCGCTCGGTGCGCGACGGCACCCAGTCGAGTCCGCGCGTGAACAGATAGCGCCCGAGCAGTGAAACCGCGCCGACGCCAACCGCGAACGCCTCGAAGATCCGGAACGCTCCCTCGGGCTTCTGCCCGGTGCGCAGCAGCGCGACCACGAACGCGAGCGGGGCGAGGTAGCCGAGCACCACCAGCCAGAAC
This window of the Candidatus Eisenbacteria bacterium genome carries:
- the mfd gene encoding transcription-repair coupling factor — protein: MPETYLRDPLADSLRERVATLPEAETLLAAARGASPRLGVRGLTGSARALLVAWLQRALDRTVLYLVPHGEAFEEARDDLEYFAGPQALLPFPEPDALPYDSQIAHPGITAQRLESLARLARGEKGVLLATARGLTQKVPAPGRLASALVHLRVGADVDPHQLIERLVALGYERLPEVESVGQFARRGGILDVYPVGLADPLRIEFDDRTIASLRRFDSGTQRSLEQLTDATLLPREEALDPSATHDDGTPLLSALLEHLPADAIVITDDPGKLRARLYELEELIAHGFEEAKRDFPTLAPPRERFLAASALDEVLGSRAGLDWMGAIVESGEAARHPHLLFIDSRPAEPMQRSIERLQSHLAELGATGMRAVILCDNTGQRDRLVELLGETGATLGVGIASAGFTLPGARLAVLTDHEIFSRYRRRRRRLKKTGGLSMSELSALKVGDFVVHEDHGVGTYRGLRRLTLNGQETDCIEISYASSDKLFVPVQQLALVSRYAAEEGARPVLHRLGSTTWQKTKARARKAIQDMAEGLLKAYAARASLPGHAFGPDSVWQREMEAAFPYEETPDQLRAIEEVKADMEAPRPMDRLICGDVGYGKTEVAMRAAFKAVQEGYQVAVLVPTTILAEQHGVTFHERFADYPVKVEVLSRFRTAKEQKDALARLVRGEVDIIIGTHRLLSKDVLFKRLGLVVIDEEHRFGVAQKEKLRQITRTCDVLAMTATPIPRTLNLSLAGARDMSVIETPPRDRLPVHTEIVEWDDELVTDAVLREVDRGGQVFFVHNRVETIQNVSLRLQKLLPQVRVSAAHGQMVEHALERVMMEFLERRVDVLVSTMIIESGIDMPSVNTLIVDRADTLGLAQLYQLRGRVGRSSLRAHAYFLVPSRRVLTEEAEKRLRVIEEFDELGVGFKIALKDMEIRGAGNLLGPEQHGFILGLGFDLYVKLLEEAVAELKGEAAEVKPEPRLLTDWSAYLPDDYVPDEHEKLALYRRLADARDLATVDDITLEMMDRFGQLPPPSVALVELRRLRVLGGASGVENLRVFQDVVEMILRRPLRPDEIRAVVGSLTFQIEFVTGREFGLRVRGEGLTLLNRSRELLQALEACTTVSPTPTPTPVPVSGKG
- a CDS encoding response regulator transcription factor; translation: MRARLFFPAVGARATERPLRAVIADDEPRARQFLERLLGEHEGLEVVGVARNGAEALAMVQEHRPDVAFLDIHMPDISGLEVARHLGAAAPLVVFVTAYDQHAVEAFELAALDYVLKPIRRDRLSETVRRVIHEVRTRDNPARGQERAIDRVLDAPGVDVLREPLRRLPVRHRREVRLLDLAGVTRIVSRDRLVLACAEGHEFLVDYTLQELEERLPRGQFVRVHRGALVNVDSIESYGGEDGVLVLKLKDGTRVEASERRAADVRRRLK
- a CDS encoding histidine kinase, which produces MKTRMRVRRALAVAGVLAALLLVGPRILAFTPYPRLGISIDWTQAGFARVSQVYGPPAQGRLKPGDLLTHINGRPVRPPSLARSLDRVTLPTEAITLSGRRDGEIIEVWVPPAQVSVWQRVRFLLLHVSIAVAAPLVAFVVFWRRPDLGTAGVFLWLACLHAVSVVYDYFEYPVTDPTGPFRALMLAVGWLVLWTPAAALHFFAAFPRPRWAPSARWRSPWFWLVVLGYLAPLAFVVALLRTGQKPEGAFRIFEAFAVGVGAVSLLGRYLFTRGLDWVPSRTERVLALTVVAVFTIAGTLNSVLSEPDWVALMQFEVARLLLSLLSIATLLTPFMLAYLIALDPVFDPRRIVQKGIPYALLSGVLAALYLLIVLGGQRLFAEITGEQTLVLNVVAALVLAFAFAPFRERIQRWLDRLFRRDPIALRAALDGAGRHLLGAVHSEEVRRAVEDGIARGLDQRARVEWPVGAPPRLAAPEELPDHARAAVDNLLAQAGIRLESLALQAQRTAAERRAVELREAATRAELRALHAQVQPHFLFNALNALSYLTETDPPAAQRFTERLADMLRYTVEASTRSASLLSDEIGFVEDYLGIARERYDGDIAFEYRGSRELLSAAVPPLLLQPLVENSLKHGYAVDRPTLHMRLDAQREDGWLTLTFADDGRPSTNGDHRVRIGTGVGLDNLDQRVRRFGGAGASLAALPGDAGGFVVTVRWREAPEGGTR